Below is a window of Epinephelus fuscoguttatus linkage group LG12, E.fuscoguttatus.final_Chr_v1 DNA.
AGCTACGATACGATATAAAACGGGAGGCGAGACGGTAATGGTGTGAAAGTGCACGTTTCTTACCTTGTCCGACCAAATACCAGTGACTCCTGCCCTATCACTCGCTCATGACTGGAGGCAGTGTGGGTGTGACAGCGACGCCTACAGGCTGCTTGGTGTACTAGTGCATTTAAACTACACTCATATTCATTTAGTGAAGccaggtgtgtgttttttttattagtttacaCTGTGAGAAAAGTTGATTAATTGGTTCAAATGTATGCTGTGACACTATCTGAAACTCATAAAACTCATATGTTGTTATACCATACTACTAGGCCTAACTATCATCCTCTACttcaagggtgtaggtttcatttcaaaacTGGGGGCACTCCTAAACATGGGGTTTGGGGGTCCTCAGTACAAATTTGAGCATCAGACACATAATTTCTTGCATCCTGTGTAACTTTAATGTACTAAATTAaacttttctgcatcagttttaaggtgtaaatgtctttaattttgtcaaaataatccTCTGCTACAAAATGCATGCTCAAAATACTGAGGACATATCCCTTCTAGACATGTGAGACAaccattttaatattcatataattttgtgttttatattacaAAATGTATAActccaaaatgtttttcttgcagTTTCGTATAGTATTTTTTATTCGTTTTGCTAATCAATCAATATTTTCttgactcattcattcattttccataaccacttatcctgttaggagtcacagggaggctggagcctatcctcgCTGACACTGaggaggcggggtacaccccggataggtcaccagactatcacagggctgacacatagagacagacaaccattcacacctacattcacacctacggccaatttagagtcaccaattaacctgcatgtctttggactgtgggaggaagctggagtacctggaggaaacccacgctgacacagggagaacatgcagacaggCAAAACATAGTTCTTGAAAAATGCCTATTCTATTCCTTGTCAATAAGCCATTTCTCACATCACATGCTTTTTTTGGTCaagatttatttttgcttttcttgGTGATGTGGcgacaacagcagcacccagaAGGTGACTCATTGGACCAGCATTCACACCGTTAAGTAGAAAAAAACAGTACAAGGCTACCAGAGAACAACCAACGGACCATTGCGCTTGAATGAGAAAAGCCAAATAATGAAATACTGCATGACAGTAACTTGTAGTATCTAGtttcaacatacagtacaggtaAACTCAACAAAAACACCTTCCCTCCTTTTAAACTAAACATATCATCCAGCAGTTACAATTATCTgtagtgaaaaaaatgcactatTTGTCATGTAAAACTTGGAACAATCCATGTTCTTGAACATGTGCCACTGTACCTATATCATATTTAAACATACTGCAATATTTTACATATCCTTGAATCCTGTGTTTATTACTAGTTTTCTTCCGCACAGCCACTTTGCTTACAATTCTTCAAATCTGACATTCTTAGCTGAAGTATGCTCAGGAGATACTGAACAAATCAATCTTTAACATAATGGCCATCAAAGCAACACGAAGAAAGCAGTTTCCACCCCACGCACACAACGTTTGTCATAAAGTAGTCCATTCTATATTAATATTATGCATTATTTTTGTATTCATCAAAGAAAATGAGACATGCCGAGGTGGCTGACTGATGAATAGTACTGATCAGGGATGCTGCTGACTGTGTTTTCTGTATCCTCGACAATGATCTCAGAAGAACGACAGAATCGGGGGCAAGTAGCAGGACGAACGGAGATGAAACTCAGGGGTGGCCGCTGCGACAGTTAGTCAATGTCCATTTCAGGGAGCTTGTTCTCTGCCGTTCCCTGTTCCGTGCCGGCAGGTGTGGCTTTGTCTGGGTTGCACGGCTGACTCTCTGTTCCTTCCTGTCCGTTGATTGGCCCGTTCTCTGTCTTCTCCTCCTTAGGAGGCTCCACCTTGGGCTTGGGTTTGGACACCACAGAGTTGCAGGCTGAATAAAGCTCCTGAACAGGGAAGACGAAAGCGTTCGTCAGAGAAAGGTTCTGttctccactttttttttataaagcagacttgttttattatttcacaTTTCTGTGCTCCTACTACACCAACAGCAGCTCACCTTAGAGTGAACTGGTTGCACTGGTACATCAACCACTCTATGTTTTGCCTGTTGGGCTACTTGATATGCTGTGGACCTGAACTGAGCTGTACATTTGGATTTTTTACAgtcatgtgttttctttttgtgtgcacTGTTGTAATGATTTATGGTGTCTGTtgcttctttgtgtctctgtactGAACTGAGCTTCCATGCTGTACTAAAACAATTACCACCAACTACGTTAAgtggcaataataataataaagtatcAGGTAACATGGGCTGGCAGTTGTTCGAGCTCTGGCTGTGTGGTGCCAACACATCTAAGCAGACAAGCACAAAGTTGCAATGGCTGTGACCAAGTACATGCATGCACCACTGCCTTCatgcacttacacacacaaacacatgtgacTAGTCCAGTGATGCCTACCTACAGCAACTGGTTCATGAGTGGCAAAAAGATGTGTGTCTATCTTTCTGTTTCAAAGTTATGCACctttttgtttgagaccattttTGTCCCTTAGCATgaacacaagcacacatactTGGCCTCTATGGCAACTTTCAGCCTCCTAGGTTGACAACTGTGGCTACCAATGGGTTGGGAAATTTTAGTGGACTGACCGACCAACCGATAGAGCGTCCTATAGAGCTGCTGGTTGCAGCTAAAATCACTAATCCTGCACTACTCTGATTATTTGCCGTGGCATTAACTGCACACAAGTTCAAACATGGCAACATAGAGCAATGTTTTGATCATGCACATTGTAATTTCCCCCCACTGCTTTGTTAAAATTCACGTTAGTCAATGTTAGACATTAAACTGCAGGAAACCAGACATCAAAAATCTACAGGACTGGACTTGGTAAAGCCTTTGGTAGCAAGATATCTGAAGTTTTTTATATCCTCATATAATGTTAAGGCCATGTGTACACAAGTGTCTCGAATACAGTCTCAGTACCTTAACTTTGGCCTGGATCTCTGCAACTTTGACCACTGGATCCAGAGTGAGGTCCTGGTTATTCTGCTGGTTCATCTTGGTGTTCATCCAGGCCATGGCATCTTTCACCTGCTTTTCCACCCGAGTCACCTCCAGTTCATCCAGGTGATCGTACAGCTCATCCTGTTGGGAGAAGCACAGGGAAATTAGGACATCTGTTTGGTGCTTGTTCGttaataatttaatataaaATCGCATTAACGGTTATTAAAACATCTACTGTAATCAGCAACAAAATTTAACTCCGCAGTCACTTGACTAAGTCAATAAACTTGCTTTTCACGTCAGGTTACCTTTGCTTTATAAGCCTCAATGACCTTCATGTACATCTGGATCTGTCTGCCAAGCTCCTCAAATGCTTTTGGTCTCTCCTCGGCTTCCATATGTCTCTCATGAATTGGCTGGCCAATTttctgtttataaaaaaaaataaataaataaaaaaaaaaagttcccttTTGAATGGGAATACTACTTTTTTACATGGAACCATctgcacagtcacacacactgcatgccTGCTCACCTTCAGTTCAGCCAGTTTGTCAATGTAAACTTGTTTCTGTTGGTCCTCTCCGTCTTCATACAGCCAGTTCTCTGTGTCCTCCAGTTTTAATGAGAAAGAGTCACGATCCTACGCGTTACATCAGAGGTGAGattaaattcacaaaaacatcagcagagcaaaatatgaaataagTGCAGTAAATCTGAATTCAGGTGAAGGTTAGTGTCTGTTAACATGTTCTTTATTGCCTCAAGTGAGACCTATACTCACAGCTTCACTGACAAACTTCTCCAGGACGCCGTGCAGTTTATCTCTCATCTCGTACACGTACTCTTCGACGTTGTTCTTAGCGTCATTCCTCTCCTTCTCTAGCTTATCTTGCATGATCATCTTACCCTGGAGGAGACGCAGTGAAGGTGTCAATGATTAGTCAGCAgatgtgcacacaaacaaactgaagacGAGACCAGATCAATCCACTTGAGGATGAACTGAAGAAACAGGAAATACAGGTGATATTTGTGTCATATTTAGAGCTAGAATGCAACTTAAATCTTCAAATAATGAGGGAAAAAACTCACGAAGGGAGAAATGTTTAAGTAATTATAGAGCATTATGTCATCAGATGAAGTACAGCTATTACATTATAATCTATATGGTGACCAACGGTCATTcctatttgttttaaataaaaccCATATGAAACCAGAACCAGTGAGTCTCACTAGCACACGGCTTGGACAACCACTGGGAGAGCATACTAGACATTCCTGGTGATTTTTAGAGCATTACCTCATTCTCCACAAACATATTTAGTACGTCACTGGACAGCTGCCAGTGCAAGTTGCTCTCTATGGGCAGCTCCACCGTCTTCGTTTTCACTTTGGGCTTCTTTGCCTGAGGAGGCTGGTCGGTCTTCTTCTCCTGCTTGGTGTCCTCTGTTGTCTGAAAAAGGAGAGATGAAACATTCAACTATGACATATATAAAGGCCAGgttaaatgtttatttgttatagggctgcacggtatatgtggtagacggtagaaatgatataaatttggcccacggtagagatttgcgctctaccatcctatcgtcgatgacgtcatcgcacctgcctcagtgtgaaaatggctgcgagcacagagacagcggagcaagaGTTGCTGGTTCACGTCCGTGCTTTAgtgtagcacgtgcaacatgtgttgctggagaacttgtgagtgagtgagttaatgtcttatgaacagccccggacttctcagactcttttagcgacctaccgctcagagggaactcatttagcgtctcctctggcagcagcacagcgtctctccctctcctctctccccgtGCGCGCACAGGAGTTGATTTTcggcaagagagtttgtcataaacctttggtaatgtaaacctatgtgacgctaggggctccacaaaaaactccatatgtgaatgtgtgatagttgtggtatcatagcagcctgtcacaggttacagcgtgatgattagaggagaaatggcagagcataaaggtccaggtggaaaaaacacaactcagtcatttaggactgaaaagaaggaaattaccttttgatatagatcccaggggatattttgcaccatagagtgctgggttttaattttgagttctgcattctgcacaacaaatgctctaaaaaatacattatatcttttcttttgttgtttttttttttatcagtttagctttgctaagggactacaaaacccattcagaaacacttctattataacttttacacttaaatttataccgcgatatataccgttacagtgaagggattcgatttataccatgatataaattttaggtcataccgcccagccctaatttgttattattttattatttatttttattaacaaatggATGCCTTTACAACACACAACCTTGTGTGACTCCAGTCAGGTTCCACTGGTTAGTGGCCCCTAACTGGAATCTGTCAGGCTCTACTTCCAAGTTGAAGTGAATAAtttacaagatttttttttattattctgtgctttttttcttaactttaATGACAGTCACTTTGAATTTGCAATGTCAGATTGAATTCATTATGCTATGCTATATGctatgttttgtgtttgaacTCTAAATACCTTTTATTGAGCTTTTGAACTGAAGTCAATTTGAATTCTTTTACATGTATTTGTCTTTCAGGGGGGCATGTAAACGTTTTAAAGAGTTGTTGgtctttttaaagttttttgggatattctttttttttttttttttttaatttgttatttcatgaaattattttataaataaatcaaaaatggGTTGCAGAACATCCTTCACCAAATCATCCAGTGTGAAATGTTTAGTTAAAATAAAGTTGGCAACTTAGTGCTGGGTGATACGGCTGCACATGTTATAACAGCGATTTCCACATCTTACAAAAGCAATATTTATCCCGAAGCGTGGCATTACTATTAAATGCTTCAAAGCTTGACCACTCATTAACATGTGATGTTTGCTCATAAGAAGAAAGCGCTCTGTGTTGAAGTTATCGTCCATGtgtaatgttttcagtctaTACTTCTTGGGAAAAAGGAAGGCAGTGCAATACTGCCCTAAAACGTATTACAGATGCATTGACGTTATGGTGATTGCCATATCGCCCAGCACAAGGTTACCTCCATCTCTTCTGCCTCAGATTTCTTGTCTTCGTTTTCTCCTGCATGGTTTTTCTGATCCTCCTGGTCCACCTGCATTTTGTTCTGACACGTGACAAAAGGAAAGACAGTGCAGAAATGATATTAAAGAGAACATGCAGTATTTTGTGGCTGATTTTAACCAAACTCTGGGCTCAGACGATGTCAACATGAGTGTCCCCAGTCAAAACCAAACATCActaagaaacacaaacacctgtTGTAAGATTTGAGTCGATTTCTGTGTGTCCAATATGTGTTGTTTTCCATCCAATAACAAGAGGAAGCCTGCTGATGTTTATCACACCACAAACTTGAAATGAGAGTGCCTGACTCAGTGTCAATTATGGCTTTTGCAGAGGCATTACGTCCGACAGCATTAATTGTCCAGGTGTTCATGATACTGGTTCACCCCTTATGCAATTCTTTAATCCTCTCACTGTTTTTTGATTGCGTCAACTCTGGTGTTTAAACTTAACCGTGTCAGTAACATTCAATCAGCAGAACACTTATGACGCATTAATTTGGGGAAAAAGGCCAAAGAGTTGGCTCTGGAGTGCAGACGGTGACAAACCACCCAAAATAAAATGCCAAACAAATTACAAAGAGGCATTAGTGAGAGATAAATGCAACCCCTTCAAGCTGTGTTGAGCTTGTTAAGGCAAGACATCTAAATTCCACAGTGATGACATTACTGgctattaaaaaaacacaaggtgTGGCCACACTGACTGTGAGAACGCGATCTCTGAGGtgaaacacaaagcaaacaacatataaaaaagaaaaaacagaagtgtagaagtatgtgtgtgtgtctctgtctgtctgtctctctctctctctcacacacatacacaccatttTTCTTCTTACACCCAAGCTCACATACAGAGTAcacacctcctcttccttcacTGTCTGGTCTGTCTCCATTGGCTCTTCCCCGTCAGCTGTTTTCAAAACCTCTACAAGTGAGGCGCTCGATACACTGAACACGCCGTGAACATTGACCCGTACTTTcactttgacctttgaactgTCCCCAGATGCCTGAGGAGCCACATTCTGGATCAGGAACTGGCCTGTATGGTGGAGGAAAGGGTGAGAGGTTAGAATAGGTGTGAATATCTTCTTATGTCAATGTGTTAGGGTGAGGAAGCTGAGCTGTATCACATTTCCAGGAAATATAACTATTAAGGTGTCGCAATCAACGTGTTTTAGCATGATCATCAAACATCTTGTGACTGAACGCTGGATAGAGTTGGTTGATTCATGGATACATGCTTAATAGTTGGCATAATTGAGAATGCAAAATGGCTGCAACCACTCAAAAAAAGTAGCTAAGAAATCTAACACAGAGCTGGAGCAAATGTCAGAGTTAAAAATTAACTGTCTCCACACTTTGGACCTAAGCTTGCTTTGCAAACTAGAAAATGATTTAAGAAATGCATAAGATTTTCAGTTATAACTCTaaagcattttcacaaaataaccCCCAACccagagacaaagaaaaaaaaaggcttatTCCATACTTGGTGTCCATATTATCCACTTATCTTGTACACGTTATGTCTTAATGAAGTTGAATTTGCAGTACCTATAGTGCTGCTGGGGTAGGGCAGCTCCTTGGGGTTGTTGTAGTAACCTTCGAGGGTGAAGGCCTCTTTCCGGAAGAAAGTCAAAACTTTGGAGAATGGGGCTGGATGGTTCTTTGGGAAAACTTCACAATCactgtaaaaacacagcaggaaGACACGGTCAATAGAACTACAAAACCAAATACAAGGGAATATTCTACAGAGATACTATTATGTCATGATTTAAAATTAAGCTAGTAGAATGTGAATGAAACTGGGTGAGAATTCAGATAGTGGGTGTGTGTGGTACAAATCGACTAcaggtgtgtgcaggtgtggcAGAGAGTCCTGCAGGTACAGGTAAACACGGCTGAATAGACGAGAGCAGGAGGCAGGTTTAGCCTTAAAAAAGACAATCCCATGCAGACTTTTAACCTCATCTTAGCTGCAGGTTTTGGGGAAGACTTTTAAATTCCACTAACAGACATGATGTAAAATGGCAGAAAGGAAAACATTACAATGATATGGTAATAGTAGTCTAAACATTTTAAGGCCTCCTAAAAACACCTGAAAGCTCAGACCACATAATATCAGTGAAGTCCATTGATATCCTTATCAACACCAAAGTTGTGTATTAGCTTAGCAGAGTCTTGTAAAGCATGATGTCCAAACAAACAGGTGTGATGAACCCTCCTATTGTCCCTGTAAGATTCAAACACTAAGTAAAAGATTTCCTTATTTGATGTTCTCAGGTGATATAAGCAGAGATCGTACCTCATTCCCTCCTCTGCGGCTGAATTCCATTTTAGAGAGATGGCATAAGGGACAACATCTGTGATGGAGAACTCTCTGACTTTGAATGCTGGTGACAAGATAGCACActgaggagaagaggagaaaaacacaAGTTATCAAAGCTCAAACTTTCGCCTTGAGGTTGCTTTCTTATTCTAACCAACACCAATAAATTCAGTTTCaacagtgtctgaccaaatgtctctccctctgtttctaaGATAAAACATTGATTAATGGCCAGACaagtgtttttacagaacatcatgatgtcacagtgatgaaaCATGTTCATTGAGGCCACAGCGACCTTCTTGACCAGCATATatattctaatcagttcattcttgagtccaagtggacatttgtacaAACTTTAAGGAAACTCTCTTAAAGCCTTCCAGAGATGTTGTATTCATGTGAATAAGACTGATACAAGGTCACAATGATCTTGACCTTTAGCCATTAAAATCTAATTAGATCTTTGATAAGTACAagtaaacatttgtgccaaatttgaaagaaattacctaaaggtgttcttaagatatcccTTTAAacagaatgagacggatgcaaggtcacattaaccttgacctttgaccatcaaaattgaattagttcattgttaagtacaagtgaacgtttgtgccaaatttgaaagaaattacctaaaggtgttcttaagatatcccTTTAAacagaatgagacggatgcaaggtcacattgaccttgacctttgaccatcaaaatctaattagttcattgttAAGTACAAgcgaatgtttgtgccaaatttgacgaTATTCCTCTAAGTTGCTCTTGAAATATCATGTTTATGAGACTGAGAcaatgcaaggtcacattgaccctgacctttgaccatcaaaatctaataactttttttgttaagtccaagtaaacgtttgtgccaaatgtgaagaaattacCTAAAGGCGTTCTTAAGATATCCCTTTaacgagaatgagacggatgtaAGATCACattaaccttgacctttgaccatcaaaatcgaattagttcattgttaagtacaagtgaatgtttgtgccaaatttgatgatATTCCTCAAAGTTGCTCTTGAAATATCGTGTTCACGCGACTGAGACAAatgcagggtcacagtgaccctgacctttgaccatcaaaatcgaattagttcattgttgagtccaagtgaacttttgtgccaaattaaaaaaaaaaaaaaaaaaacaataaataataataagaataataatattactgttgttatagttttaaatctattttgttacatttatatTGTCTTGCGTGCACTTGTCTCACACTGTTgaattgtttttgtctttttgttgcttttacAGTCAACACTTGTTCTGTCTTTTTCGGCTTTTCACTCACCCGTGAAGCACTTTGAACTGCACTAAGCTGTATGAAAGATGCTACACAAATAAAGTGTGATTGACTAATTAATGTATATGCGCATGTGTGTCATATTTCTCCCACTCTACCATCACAGTTGCCAGCTAGTGAGTTAGCTGTGCGAGTCCCTAACAGCACCAAGATGCTGGTCAACCAAATGAGTTATACCTGCAGAGCACAGCCTCTGGCCACGGCCTCATCTGCATTCAGGGTGGTGCTCATCTCTTTGCCGAAGAATTTGCTGATTCGCTCTTTGATGGCAGGGATTCTGGAGGCACCGCCCACAATCTCCACTGCATAGATGTCTTCCTTTTTCAGCTCTGGATAACAGAAGGCAGGAGACAATGGTGATACAAAACAGGCTTGTTAGAGTTTACACACTCACAGCTTCCTTTTCCAgaatctcagattttttttttccaaaattaaAGCACATTACTCAACAACCCTCAATACTACTACACTGGTATACCCAGATATATTATTTGAAAATTATTTGCCATATGAATGCTCAAAATAGACAAGCAAGAGCAGGCAGGCAGAGATAAAGAAACAAGGGATGATTAAAGTGAAGCAAGAAGGCAGGCGTGCTGCCAGTATCCGGAGGGAAGGGCTGTCTCAGATCTCTGTGCGAGTGCGCACGTGCTGATTGGGGTAGTCCAGCTGCTATTAGAGTCAGATGCACTCACTGGTTTGTTCCATGACGCTGCGCAGGGGACCCTCCACTTTGGCCAGCAGTGCCGCACACATCTCTTCAAATTGACCTCTGGGGATATATGATCATAGATTATTAATAGAATCACAAACACTGAGTACCTCTAAAGACATTTCTAATCAGAGCAACGCCATTTTTAGTTTGTGTTTATCTATAGCAGCCCTCTTTAATATCTGGACAGTGGTCCATAGAAAAGAAAACTCAAAAAGATTGCAGAGGATCCACATAATCCATAAACAGAGTGAACAGGTAGCTACATTTTCATTGGTCCATCTAAAGCAAGAACAGCTTTAATTATAGTGTCTCTCAAGCCACTGTTAAAGATTTTAGTTATACCTATGACATAACAGACACTGTTCCCTGATTGATGAAGTAACACCACATCTCACCTGTTGAGTTTACTGGAAACATCAATGTCATTCATGAAGCACTCGATGTTGAGAGGAAGGTCAGAGGAGTTGGCACTCATCAGCTTCTTAAGCTTCTCGCACTCTTGGTACAGTCGGACCAGTGCCCTGGGCTTGGACCTGACGTCCAGCTTGTACTTTTTCCCAAACTCCTCACAGAAGTAGTTGACCAGGATGTCGTCAAAGTCTTTGCCGCCAAGCTCTGAATCACATGCTGTGGCCAGGATCTGACAGTGGAGGATGATGTATTGGTTAATATTTGAAACTCATCAAACTACttgatgtttttaattatttattcaagATATATGTTTTAATTAAACAACATTCAATAGCTACATTAAGTAGTCTATTAAATTCTATTAAAACCACTTCCTGGTTTTGGCCTA
It encodes the following:
- the hspa4a gene encoding heat shock 70 kDa protein 4a, with amino-acid sequence MSVVGFDLGFQSCYVAVARAGGIETVANEYSDRCTPSFVSFGPRNRAIGAAAKSQVVTNCQNTVQGFKRFHGRAMSDPYVQGAKSKLVYDLAQMPSGSTGIKVMYMEEERVFSIEQVTGMLLTKLKETAESALKKPVADCVISVPSYFTDAERRSVMDAAQIAGLNCLRLMNDTTAVTLAYGIYKQDLPAPEEKPRIVVFVDVGHSGYQVSVCAFNKGKLKILATACDSELGGKDFDDILVNYFCEEFGKKYKLDVRSKPRALVRLYQECEKLKKLMSANSSDLPLNIECFMNDIDVSSKLNRGQFEEMCAALLAKVEGPLRSVMEQTKLKKEDIYAVEIVGGASRIPAIKERISKFFGKEMSTTLNADEAVARGCALQCAILSPAFKVREFSITDVVPYAISLKWNSAAEEGMSDCEVFPKNHPAPFSKVLTFFRKEAFTLEGYYNNPKELPYPSSTIGQFLIQNVAPQASGDSSKVKVKVRVNVHGVFSVSSASLVEVLKTADGEEPMETDQTVKEEENKMQVDQEDQKNHAGENEDKKSEAEEMETTEDTKQEKKTDQPPQAKKPKVKTKTVELPIESNLHWQLSSDVLNMFVENEGKMIMQDKLEKERNDAKNNVEEYVYEMRDKLHGVLEKFVSEADRDSFSLKLEDTENWLYEDGEDQQKQVYIDKLAELKKIGQPIHERHMEAEERPKAFEELGRQIQMYMKVIEAYKAKDELYDHLDELEVTRVEKQVKDAMAWMNTKMNQQNNQDLTLDPVVKVAEIQAKVKELYSACNSVVSKPKPKVEPPKEEKTENGPINGQEGTESQPCNPDKATPAGTEQGTAENKLPEMDID